Part of the Clostridiales bacterium genome is shown below.
CAAAAGCTTCAGTTCTGCGGGTAAAGGCAGGGATGAGAGCAACAAGCAGGGCAACAGGAAACTGCGGGGCTTGCTCTACTTTTTAGCGGTGTCCATGGTTGGCACCTCGACCAATAGAGTGCCTCGTAATCCTGTATTTTACGAATATTTCCATCGCAAGGTAAGCGAAGGCAAGACCAAACCCCAAGCCTTGGTCTGCGTAATGCGAAGACTGGTTAATATCATTTATGGTATGATGAAAAACAAGACCGAGTATAGGCCATATGTGCCTGAAAATATGCAAGAACAGGCTCAATAGAGCCCAATATATGCCCGAAAGGAGTTGAGGTTTATGAAAAGAAAGCTGCCGGTATTGATACTTGCCGTAGTTATTCTGCTGCAAGCCTTTACTCTTGCTGTTTTTGCTGCTTCAAAAAATGAGGGAGAATCTCGAACAGCATGTTTCTGTTCATCAGACCTTACATCCGAGGGCGCGGGTAAGGTTGCCAAAACCGTACCAGCGCAACTTGTCCGAGAAGGCAATACCGCCACTATAGGAAAATGGTGGATTTAAACAAAGCTGGCTCAATAAATAGTGGTGAGTTCAAAGTAGCTGATTATCTACCAGATATGGGGAATCCAAAAGCAAACTGGAATCAGAATTCTGGGATACTAAGAAGTGTAATGAATGAGGGAAAGCCTATTAAAGACGTATCTCCATTTCCAATGGATAATGCTGGATTTCTGGGAGCTGAAAGGAATCTACTTCAAGGCAGAGGATGGACATATAGCAATGGCTATTGGAATCTACCGTAATAAGGAGGAGAATGAATTGGCTAATAATTTTATTAAGATAGCAGAAGTAGAGATAATACCAATATTTGAACAAATAGGAGCAAAATTAACAAAGAAAACGCCTACTGAGATATCATTTTCGTTCCCAAAAATTGAGTTGTCATTTTACTTGGAAAGTGAGTTTGAAGTGTATGGAGTTATTTCGTCTAAAGAATTAAAGCAATCCGTGTATTTATCCGAAGTAATGTCAGACTATTTTAATATTGATGAAAAAGTTGTATACCAGATATCTGAAAGGATTTCTTTGGAATTGTGCATAAGAAAACTTGTAGGTATTGTGACAACTAAGATACTACCTCTTATTGCGGATGGAAAAATTTATGAAGCTATGAATATCGTTATGTCAAAAAGAAAAGAAGATCTACATAA
Proteins encoded:
- a CDS encoding IS110 family transposase translates to KSFSSAGKGRDESNKQGNRKLRGLLYFLAVSMVGTSTNRVPRNPVFYEYFHRKVSEGKTKPQALVCVMRRLVNIIYGMMKNKTEYRPYVPENMQEQAQ